One Xenopus tropicalis strain Nigerian chromosome 8, UCB_Xtro_10.0, whole genome shotgun sequence genomic window carries:
- the set gene encoding protein SET isoform X1, with protein sequence MSAPAAKVSKKEVNSNHDGADETSEKEQQEAIEHIDEVQNEIDRLNEQASEEILKVEQKYNKLRQPFFQKRSELIAKIPNFWVTTFVNHPQVSALLGEEDEEALHYLTRVEVTEFEDIKSGYRIDFYFDENPYFENKVLSKEFHLNESGDPSSKSTEIKWKAGKDLTKRSSQTQNKASRKRQHEEPESFFTWFTDHSDAGADELGEVIKDDIWPNPLQYYLVPDMEDEEAEGEEEDDDDEEEEGLEDIDEEGDEDEGEGEDDDDEDEEGEEAEEDEGEDD encoded by the exons ATGTCGGCGCCGGCGGCCAAAGTCAGTAAAAAGGAGGTGAACTCCAACCACGACGGAGCGGACGAGACCTCAG AAAAAGAGCAACAGGAAGCCATTGAGCATATTGACGAAGTACAAAATGAAATAGACAG ACTGAACGAACAGGCAAGCGAAGAAATATTGAAAGTAGAACAGAAATACAACAAACTTCGTCAGCCATTTTTCCAGAAGAGGTCAGAGTTGATCGCCAAAATCCCTAACTTCTGGGTTACAACATTTGTCAATCACCCACAAG tatCAGCATTACTGGGTGAGGAAGATGAAGAAGCACTTCACTATCTGACTCGGGTGGAGGTTACAGAGTTTGAAGACATAAAATCGGGTTACAGAATAGATTTT TATTTTGATGAAAATCCCTACTTCGAAAACAAAGTTCTCTCTAAAGAATTCCACTTGAATGAAAGTGGAGACCCATCTTCAAAGTCAACTGAGATAAAATGGAAAGCAGGGAAG gaTTTAACAAAGCGTTCCAGCCAGACACAGAACAAAGCTAGCAGGAAGAGGCAACATGAAGAGCCAGAAAGCTTTTTCACTTGGTTCACAGATCATTCTGACGCAGGGGCTGATGAACTTGGAGAGGTTATTAAGGATGACATCTGGCCAAACCCACTGCAGTACTACCTG gtcCCCGATATGGAAGATGAAGAAGCAGAGGGTGAGGAAGAGGATGATGATGACGAGGAAGAGGAGGGACTGGAAGATATCGATGAGGAGGGTGATGAAGATGAGGGTGAAGGAGAGGACGATGATGACGAAGATGAAGAGGGAGAAGAAGCGGAG GAAGACGAAGGTGAAGATGATTAA
- the set gene encoding protein SET isoform X2 → MSAPAAKVSKKEVNSNHDGADETSEKEQQEAIEHIDEVQNEIDRLNEQASEEILKVEQKYNKLRQPFFQKRSELIAKIPNFWVTTFVNHPQVSALLGEEDEEALHYLTRVEVTEFEDIKSGYRIDFYFDENPYFENKVLSKEFHLNESGDPSSKSTEIKWKAGKDLTKRSSQTQNKASRKRQHEEPESFFTWFTDHSDAGADELGEVIKDDIWPNPLQYYLVPDMEDEEAEGEEEDDDDEEEEGLEDIDEEGDEDEGEGEDDDDEDEEGEEAEV, encoded by the exons ATGTCGGCGCCGGCGGCCAAAGTCAGTAAAAAGGAGGTGAACTCCAACCACGACGGAGCGGACGAGACCTCAG AAAAAGAGCAACAGGAAGCCATTGAGCATATTGACGAAGTACAAAATGAAATAGACAG ACTGAACGAACAGGCAAGCGAAGAAATATTGAAAGTAGAACAGAAATACAACAAACTTCGTCAGCCATTTTTCCAGAAGAGGTCAGAGTTGATCGCCAAAATCCCTAACTTCTGGGTTACAACATTTGTCAATCACCCACAAG tatCAGCATTACTGGGTGAGGAAGATGAAGAAGCACTTCACTATCTGACTCGGGTGGAGGTTACAGAGTTTGAAGACATAAAATCGGGTTACAGAATAGATTTT TATTTTGATGAAAATCCCTACTTCGAAAACAAAGTTCTCTCTAAAGAATTCCACTTGAATGAAAGTGGAGACCCATCTTCAAAGTCAACTGAGATAAAATGGAAAGCAGGGAAG gaTTTAACAAAGCGTTCCAGCCAGACACAGAACAAAGCTAGCAGGAAGAGGCAACATGAAGAGCCAGAAAGCTTTTTCACTTGGTTCACAGATCATTCTGACGCAGGGGCTGATGAACTTGGAGAGGTTATTAAGGATGACATCTGGCCAAACCCACTGCAGTACTACCTG gtcCCCGATATGGAAGATGAAGAAGCAGAGGGTGAGGAAGAGGATGATGATGACGAGGAAGAGGAGGGACTGGAAGATATCGATGAGGAGGGTGATGAAGATGAGGGTGAAGGAGAGGACGATGATGACGAAGATGAAGAGGGAGAAGAAGCGGAGGTAT GA
- the set gene encoding protein SET (The RefSeq protein has 1 substitution compared to this genomic sequence), translating to MSAPAAKVSKKEVNSNHDGADETSEKEQQEAIEHIDEVQNEIDRLNEQASEEILKVEQRYNKLRQPFFQKRSELIAKIPNFWVTTFVNHPQVSALLGEEDEEALHYLTRVEVTEFEDIKSGYRIDFYFDENPYFENKVLSKEFHLNESGDPSSKSTEIKWKAGKDLTKRSSQTQNKASRKRQHEEPESFFTWFTDHSDAGADELGEVIKDDIWPNPLQYYLVPDMEDEEAEGEEEDDDDEEEEGLEDIDEEGDEDEGEGEDDDDEDEEGEEAEV from the exons ATGTCGGCGCCGGCGGCCAAAGTCAGTAAAAAGGAGGTGAACTCCAACCACGACGGAGCGGACGAGACCTCAG AAAAAGAGCAACAGGAAGCCATTGAGCATATTGACGAAGTACAAAATGAAATAGACAG ACTGAACGAACAGGCAAGCGAAGAAATATTGAAAGTAGAACAGAAATACAACAAACTTCGTCAGCCATTTTTCCAGAAGAGGTCAGAGTTGATCGCCAAAATCCCTAACTTCTGGGTTACAACATTTGTCAATCACCCACAAG tatCAGCATTACTGGGTGAGGAAGATGAAGAAGCACTTCACTATCTGACTCGGGTGGAGGTTACAGAGTTTGAAGACATAAAATCGGGTTACAGAATAGATTTT TATTTTGATGAAAATCCCTACTTCGAAAACAAAGTTCTCTCTAAAGAATTCCACTTGAATGAAAGTGGAGACCCATCTTCAAAGTCAACTGAGATAAAATGGAAAGCAGGGAAG gaTTTAACAAAGCGTTCCAGCCAGACACAGAACAAAGCTAGCAGGAAGAGGCAACATGAAGAGCCAGAAAGCTTTTTCACTTGGTTCACAGATCATTCTGACGCAGGGGCTGATGAACTTGGAGAGGTTATTAAGGATGACATCTGGCCAAACCCACTGCAGTACTACCTG gtcCCCGATATGGAAGATGAAGAAGCAGAGGGTGAGGAAGAGGATGATGATGACGAGGAAGAGGAGGGACTGGAAGATATCGATGAGGAGGGTGATGAAGATGAGGGTGAAGGAGAGGACGATGATGACGAAGATGAAGAGGGAGAAGAAGCGGAGGTAT GA